A stretch of the Uranotaenia lowii strain MFRU-FL chromosome 3, ASM2978415v1, whole genome shotgun sequence genome encodes the following:
- the LOC129754634 gene encoding ovochymase-2-like isoform X2, which produces MLKEVIFCVLVVNVLLAEAKVYNEWGKSSGTVGFIIGGDVVAKPDLYPWHVAIFISEVYQGGGSLISERHVLTATHVTVDPVFLKRLSPEHFSVKAGIVKLDVSKAKEYHVEKIIRYPGYNEETLLHDMCLLRLKTFVEFGPTVRPVFLWDNPHTDISSLVDKKLKGIVVGWGLTETGRTNQLRSASLDFVKQAECLKNVPNYGKTLVKDQSFCANDKSQTVCRGDSGSGLFLFNEKKQAYVLRGLVSQGVPSGHSCKQAKEALFTDVVYYLKWIEKEALPGMYNLLGFSACTTKDAGVVSLRYSFRKKLMIGDCHGVLVSKNHVLTLASCVENTRYRKLDSVSMKNKTNDRVRNKHYTFKSIQTHQELAIISLHNQVTDIEPVCLPSRPERSDSAQLVFWKKGMRFPNAPLQLQIDGVMNQNWAQKKIIDSKSANDSFHRIGASPLFYSFRDESGEHVFLGGIEHCPELGCSTNNELRFINLLHYRSWIKSTVNIDIDGDPMIPPMD; this is translated from the exons TTTATAATGAATGGGGAAAATCCTCCGGCACCGTTGGGTTCATCATCGGTGGTGACGTGGTCGCAAAACCAGATCTATATCCATGGCACGTGGCCATTTTCATATCGGAAGTGTATCAAGGTGGAGGCTCACTGATATCGGAACGTCATGTTCTCACAG CCACACACGTGACGGTAGATCCAGTATTCCTTAAGCGTTTGTCACctgaacatttttctgtgaaaGCCGGTATTGTAAAGTTGGATGTGTCAAAGGCAAAAGAGTATCATGTCGAGAAAATAATCCGCTATCCCGGCTATAACGAGGAGACACTTTTGCACGATATGTGTCTGCTTCGTCTTAAGACATTTGTTGAGTTTGGACCAACAGTTAGACCAGTGTTCTTGTGGGATAATCCTCATACAGATATTAGTTCACTGGTGGATAAAAAGCTGAAAGGCATTGTCGTTGGATGGGGATTAACTGAAACAGGACGCACAAACCAGCTAAGATCCGCCTCGTTGGATTTTGTCAAACAAgctgaatgtttgaaaaatgtaccCAACTATGGGAAGACGCTTGTAAAAGATCAAAGTTTCTGCGCCAATGATAAAAGCCAAACCGTTTGTCGAGGTGACAGTGGAAGTGGATTGTTTCTATTCAACGAAAAGAAACAGGCCTACGTCCTTCGAGGGCTCGTCAGTCAGGGAGTTCCTTCTGGTCACAGCTGCAAACAGGCCAAAGAGGCACTTTTTACGGATGTTGTCTACTATCTGAAATGGATTGAGAAGGAAGCTCTTCCCGGAATGTACAATTTGTTGGGTTTCTCAGCTTGCACGACCAAAGATGCTGGAGTAGTCAGCTTACGATATTCGTTTAGGAAGAAATTAATGATCGGTGATTGTCATGGAGTTTTAGTAAGCAAAAACCATGTGCTGACACTTGCGAGCTGTGTTGAAAACACTCGTTACAGGAAGTT GGATTCTGTatcgatgaaaaataaaactaacgATAGAGTCAGGAATAAACATTACACGTTCAAGTCTATTCAAACACATCAGGAATTGGCTATTATAAGCTTGCATAATCAAG TGACGGACATTGAACCTGTTTGTCTGCCGTCTCGTCCTGAGCGTAGCGATTCTGCTCAGCTAGTGTTTTGGAAAAAAGGAATGCGTTTCCCGAATGCCCCTCTGCAGCTGCAAATTGACGGCGTTATGAATCAAAACTGGGCTCAAAAAAAGATcatagattcaaaatcagctAATGATAGCTTTCATCGCATTGGAGCCTCTCCCCTGTTCTATTCCTTCAGAGACGAAAGTGGAGAGCATGTCTTTCTGGGAGGGATTGAACATTGCCCAGAACTCGGTTGCTCTACTAATAACGAACTGCGGTTCATAAATCTTTTGCACTATCGATCCTGGATTAAAAGTACTGTAAATATTGACATAGATGGAGATCCAATGATTCCACCCATGGACTGA
- the LOC129754634 gene encoding ovochymase-2-like isoform X1 yields MAKVIVFCILIFKFLLADTTVYNEWGKSSGTVGFIIGGDVVAKPDLYPWHVAIFISEVYQGGGSLISERHVLTATHVTVDPVFLKRLSPEHFSVKAGIVKLDVSKAKEYHVEKIIRYPGYNEETLLHDMCLLRLKTFVEFGPTVRPVFLWDNPHTDISSLVDKKLKGIVVGWGLTETGRTNQLRSASLDFVKQAECLKNVPNYGKTLVKDQSFCANDKSQTVCRGDSGSGLFLFNEKKQAYVLRGLVSQGVPSGHSCKQAKEALFTDVVYYLKWIEKEALPGMYNLLGFSACTTKDAGVVSLRYSFRKKLMIGDCHGVLVSKNHVLTLASCVENTRYRKLDSVSMKNKTNDRVRNKHYTFKSIQTHQELAIISLHNQVTDIEPVCLPSRPERSDSAQLVFWKKGMRFPNAPLQLQIDGVMNQNWAQKKIIDSKSANDSFHRIGASPLFYSFRDESGEHVFLGGIEHCPELGCSTNNELRFINLLHYRSWIKSTVNIDIDGDPMIPPMD; encoded by the exons TTTATAATGAATGGGGAAAATCCTCCGGCACCGTTGGGTTCATCATCGGTGGTGACGTGGTCGCAAAACCAGATCTATATCCATGGCACGTGGCCATTTTCATATCGGAAGTGTATCAAGGTGGAGGCTCACTGATATCGGAACGTCATGTTCTCACAG CCACACACGTGACGGTAGATCCAGTATTCCTTAAGCGTTTGTCACctgaacatttttctgtgaaaGCCGGTATTGTAAAGTTGGATGTGTCAAAGGCAAAAGAGTATCATGTCGAGAAAATAATCCGCTATCCCGGCTATAACGAGGAGACACTTTTGCACGATATGTGTCTGCTTCGTCTTAAGACATTTGTTGAGTTTGGACCAACAGTTAGACCAGTGTTCTTGTGGGATAATCCTCATACAGATATTAGTTCACTGGTGGATAAAAAGCTGAAAGGCATTGTCGTTGGATGGGGATTAACTGAAACAGGACGCACAAACCAGCTAAGATCCGCCTCGTTGGATTTTGTCAAACAAgctgaatgtttgaaaaatgtaccCAACTATGGGAAGACGCTTGTAAAAGATCAAAGTTTCTGCGCCAATGATAAAAGCCAAACCGTTTGTCGAGGTGACAGTGGAAGTGGATTGTTTCTATTCAACGAAAAGAAACAGGCCTACGTCCTTCGAGGGCTCGTCAGTCAGGGAGTTCCTTCTGGTCACAGCTGCAAACAGGCCAAAGAGGCACTTTTTACGGATGTTGTCTACTATCTGAAATGGATTGAGAAGGAAGCTCTTCCCGGAATGTACAATTTGTTGGGTTTCTCAGCTTGCACGACCAAAGATGCTGGAGTAGTCAGCTTACGATATTCGTTTAGGAAGAAATTAATGATCGGTGATTGTCATGGAGTTTTAGTAAGCAAAAACCATGTGCTGACACTTGCGAGCTGTGTTGAAAACACTCGTTACAGGAAGTT GGATTCTGTatcgatgaaaaataaaactaacgATAGAGTCAGGAATAAACATTACACGTTCAAGTCTATTCAAACACATCAGGAATTGGCTATTATAAGCTTGCATAATCAAG TGACGGACATTGAACCTGTTTGTCTGCCGTCTCGTCCTGAGCGTAGCGATTCTGCTCAGCTAGTGTTTTGGAAAAAAGGAATGCGTTTCCCGAATGCCCCTCTGCAGCTGCAAATTGACGGCGTTATGAATCAAAACTGGGCTCAAAAAAAGATcatagattcaaaatcagctAATGATAGCTTTCATCGCATTGGAGCCTCTCCCCTGTTCTATTCCTTCAGAGACGAAAGTGGAGAGCATGTCTTTCTGGGAGGGATTGAACATTGCCCAGAACTCGGTTGCTCTACTAATAACGAACTGCGGTTCATAAATCTTTTGCACTATCGATCCTGGATTAAAAGTACTGTAAATATTGACATAGATGGAGATCCAATGATTCCACCCATGGACTGA